A segment of the Phalacrocorax aristotelis chromosome 5, bGulAri2.1, whole genome shotgun sequence genome:
AGAAAGGTACAATATCAGACCTCATTACAGACTCAAATCGCAATTTAGTTTAACTTTACCATGCTTCACGTTTAGTTTAATATAATTTGTAATACAGCTGTGTACCAGAGAATAGGGCTACACCTGGCAATGGGCTGTTGTGATTCTtttgtgtgtatacatacagGGAGATCTGGTTTTGAGAAGGTTTTGCATTTCAATGTATGAAATATTCTGTTGAAGGAAAGGTCATCTTAGGTATATGTATGTTGCTTAGTTAATTTTTACTAaatcacagggaaaaaattaaaatccatttgATAGCTTTGATGTGTCGGCATTTTAGTTTATGCATCTTGAACCCATTTTTGAAGGGCTGAACAGCCATTTGAAGTTGATGGAACCTAGGTTTATTCAACCCATCTGAAAATCTGGAAAGGAATCGGATAACCTTTCTCCCTTTCTAAGAACACTTTATCATGTTTGTTTCAGATGCATTTAGCGGTTCAGCCCATACCAACAAATATGGTAGGGTCCATTTTAGTAGCTGTTTTATACCTGTAGAGAAGAGTAACATGCACAGTTATATTGTGTTGTTTGGTGTTTCTGTCTAAAGACACAGCTCCTAGAAGCAAGAGTTTATAAAAGAATTACAgctttcatgaaagaaaaaggaaatctctcatatttgtatttgaaaagaaaagcctgaaaatgtgATGTTGTACATAGCCAAGAAGCAAAATTAACCAATTAAaaacttagaaaataaaagagatgTAATATTTACAATTTCCAAATCAGAATGACAGGGAAGATGATAATAAAAcatgaggaaaagagaaagacattTCAGTTGAAACTTCAAATTGAAGGTGGAATATTTGGCAGAGGAAAACTATTTTTAGGACATTCTTCCGTTCACCATgactcccccctcccccagatCAGCAAAGCTGGGAGCATTCTGATGTTTCTGTGACCTGTAGAAAATTGTTTCCTGCAGGTTTGTATTCTGCATCATCTACTATGCCACCATGGCAGTAATCCCAATTTTACCAGTGTTGTCTACGCACCTCTCTCCATTTTGCAATATACTCTGTCCTCCCCACACATCCGATGCCCAAGCACAGCGCTTGTAACTCCCTCCCACATCCCAGCCTTCCTCTTGCAACACCTCCAGTCACCCAAGTATCTTCAGCTTTTTCTCACATCTTTTATGGACTAAGCAATacccctgctccctcccacaTCTACCTACTTTTATATCCTGTCTTCAGGGCAAGAGCCAGCATGTGCGCCTGCCTTCAAGTGCTAAACAGCTCATGATGATAAAGGAtgcatcatcttttttttttagtggggTTTTATTAGGGCGTTTTTTCACTAATCAGCTCCTGGTTTTCACAGAACTTTATTGAATGCAACTTTCAAGGATAAAGACAAATACAGCTGCAGTAGTAGACCAGTGACTTTAAGTAGACACATCTTTCGGGCTTCTACTCCTGTTGCATTTGACTCAAATTCAGGTTAAAAAGCTATCTGTGAGGGAATGAGGAACTGACTGACAGGAACTGCAAACTCATAACCCTTATTTGCCTAtgaaattaagttaaaaatcCTAGGTGgtttgttaggaaaaaaagtgttaataTGGTTTGTGTGTAATTAGCAATCACGCAGGGTTTTTCCACATTTAATTGCTGAGCAGGTGATTGATTTAGCCAGCAGACAGAGGGAGTGATCCAGTCAGCACATGTACAACACACATTCCTTCCTCTGAGAAATTCTGTCAATCTGTATAACTTTTCTTTGTGGACTGTAATATAGCAGGACCTAATTTATTTCCTGCTCTTTCAGGGTATtagtctgcctttttttctccatttactTCAACTTTTTATACTCCAGGTGAATGGTCTTTGGTTTCCATCAgaattgtaaaaataattttaaatctaagTCCTGAACTTTAAATCTAATCAGTGACTGtagtaaattattaaaatatgtataatcTTTTGTCCCTTCTTACACTAGAGTGATCAAGAACACTCAAAAGACAGTGAAGTGCAGgctattcagaaagaaaatgagggtATGCAATCCATAATAAGAAAAGACCATAATTTTGGATGTGACGCagaaactgaagtaaaaaacaCAATGGACTGCTCTTTAAGCACTGAGGAGTTACAGCCAGAACAAAGTAATTACAATACATGGATAACAGAGATAAGTAGTACTGCTGAAGTAAGGATAAATGGTTACAGATACAGTGTGTGACAAGGGAATGCTTAAATCCTGAATTAAATGTTTTGGTACTAACAACAGTAAAATTTTTGGTGTCAGTAGCACTAATCTCTGATAAACTCACAAAGGTCTGAATGAAAGCATGGTACTCCTAGCGGCTACCCTGGGACATTAAGTAAGATCCATGTGCTGCAACTCCTCCAGCTGTTGCAATGCTCTTTCTGCATGCCAGTTCAATAAGTGAATAGGGGTTAGGAAGACCTATAATATGTATTGAAGCGTTTGGCAGCGAAACCAAGGACTTTCCCTTTCccataaaaaaatgaaaaaaggcagaaagagagtGATTGTGGTGCACAGGACAATGAAGGTCTGTTCATGTGGATAATCGTAATACTTTTCTATACAAAGCACTTTGTAACTCCGGTACGTAATTTTTTGAAGCCACCTAAAGGACATATACTTACCCACTAATGCTTTGTCTCTAAAATGTAGCAAAGATAAGTGGAAGTTTAAAAGGGGGAAGCGACTGCTTTAAAGGATCAATGCTCACAGCCTTCCAGTGTATCTTTCAGAAAACACCTTTCTGATATCAAAATGCTTGTTATTCCTCACTGCTCCACTACCATCAAGTCATAGCatatttcttttggtttgaacATAGTCCCTTAAacggtttggtttggtttcgtTTAGCTAAAActgcagctttcaaaaataaagacaaatacaGTTGCAGTAGTAAGCAGTGGCTTAAACTTTATGTAGACACACAGTGGTTGATTACGTATTTGTTATAATTCCATAATGAAGATCCCATTCAATAATAAGGCTGACAGGTATCAGTTGGGAAATATTTCAGCTATAAGCCACATCTAAATTCTACAGAATGttaatacattttctgtttgcacagcttataaatattttgcaagttaCCGCAATACAATACTTCTCTTCAGTAACTTTTTgatagacttgtgtgtgtaaTGTAAGATAAGAAAAGTCAGTATCAATACTAATCTAGAGTCTATCTCTTTTGGAAGtttgaaactgtaaaaataaagcagtactTAACCTCTGGGTTATCTATCACTAACTAGAGAATACACTTGCTCTAACAGGTTTACAAGTtattgaaaacagttttaaggATGAAATTAATGTTGCTAGCCCttatgaagaaaatcaaaggGAGGCTTCTCCCAGGAACACCCTCTGCACAGATACTGATTTAATTACCCAAGGGCAGACCTCGGAAATACATGTCACTGAGTGTAAAGGAGCAGAAAATCTAGGAGCAACACATAGAATGTTACTGGAGGAAAACAATGCAAATTTAGAACAAAAACTACAGGACAGCACTGAGCCATTGGCAGCACGCCACACACAAACAAGAGAAGTCTTTTTAGACAGTACTGACACTGTAGGTGTCTACAAGACAAATGCAAGTCAGGAGACCGACTCTAGCAAGCAAAAATTATGCAATACCACAGATGAATCAATTTGTACTATGGCAGATAAAAAATCAAATACCATACAACACAACGAAAGCATCCTTACACTTGAAGCACCCAAAACCGAGTCTGAAGTGGTTCTTTGCCCTGAAAAGAATGCTGTGTGTGAGAGAAGAACAGATAATCATCAGACTAAGGAATTATGTTTTGACATCCTATCTCATACTAAAGAAAATTCTCAAACAGAATACCAAAAATGTAGCTTGCTGGACAGCAGCAATTACATAGGTAATGGACTACATAAAACAGCAGAAACCCTGTTAAATCTGAGTGGTTCACATACAGATAAACTTCCTTTTAAACAGCCACATGTAGACATTGAAGACAGAAATTATGATGACAATACCAGAAGCGTAAACAGAAATGGTGCACTGAAGAGTACTGGTGTTCCAGCAACCGATGCTCAAAATCTACCAACCGTTCATTGTGATAATGCAAGCAGTGATGATGCCACAAATGAACACAGTGATACTGTGTCTCTCTTGGATATTTTCAATTTATGCCCCCCAAAAATAGAAAGAGGAATAAGTGTGGATGTCATGCACAGCAAGCAACCTGAACAAGGCAGTACTGAGCAAACAGGGAATGATACAAATAAATGCACTTTGAAGGCTGAAACTGTATCTCCAGTAAAGGGTGATGGTCTTGAAATAATTGTTCATAAAAATACGCCAACAGATAGTATTAGTACAGATAAACTAATTGCATGTAAAGAAGTTAATGATGATATTCAGACACACTCCTTCAAAAATGGACATTCTCTGGAGATTAATAATTCAACAAATAACATGttgttaaaagataaaaaagactCACCAAATAGTACAGTTCCAGGAAGGAAGTTTGCTGAGGGTCACCTGAAAGAATCATGCTCTTTACCCATGAGAACATCTGGAAATTTAGTAAACATAAGTGGAAGGTCGTCCTTTGATCTTTCAACCTCAGataaaaaagctgagaaaacgCCAGTATACTCAAATTTTTTAGACCTCAGATCTTGTTCAAGAGTAAATCAAATGAGAGGTCAAGCTACACGGACTTCAGCTTTCAAGGAACCTTCCCTTTTGAAAGAGAAACTACCATGCTTCGTGGAAAACACAAAGGTTATTTCAAAAACACAGTGTCAGAATCTCAGTGAAAATGTTGacagaagagaaacaggacTAGGTAAGAAAAACAAGCACGTATGTTTCCAGGCATGTACTGAATATACTTAGAAACATTATCAAAATGTGAAATTTCTGCATCTAAGTTTAGTGTAGCATTAGAAAAATGTAAACCTTCTGACATTTTAGTTATAtggcaaaaaaaacctggaagatAAGATTTCTCTGTTAATTTATAGTATAAGTGCAATTCAACAGCTTTTGTTTGCTCAATTATCTGcttaaataaactttttctcatatttccctttatgaaagaaaagcagtgcaATGACAAACTGAAATTTTATAGGTGTTTTTAACCCCTAACATAGCGCATACTCTATCAGGGCTCTCCATATACCTGAAAAACACTGAGAACTTTTGGAAATGGATCAGTGCCCTCATTTTGCATAAAAATTGGGGTAGTTTTTTGAACCAGTAGATGCTTCTTTGGGGCTTAGAGAAagtttactttattttattgtacATCTTTAATTCAGATGGACACTAAAACCACCTGAACATGTTGAATGTGTGAAAGGAGACGTTTATATTCTCTGAAGCTCTGGAAAGCACACCTAGCTGTTAAGAGTGTGCAAGCTGCTTTTTCATCCCCTACTGTTGGCACTTGCTGATTATTTGCTGAGCAATATTTTGCATACGCACAACAGTGTGAACTTTATTCCACATTTCTAAATCATTACTGAAATGTGGAAAAGCTGtatatttgttttgcaataaAATTAGCTGCTAGATTACCCCTATATTTATTTACTAAAAGTGCCATTTTTAAACTCAGTCTTTTTGCCAAAGTAATAAAAGCATCATCCGTAAATCATCACAGTAATCTGACTTCAGTTCACTTACAGATATTCCTCTACTTTGGTAACTGGAAATAGTAAAAGGCAATACAAGTGGTGCCTGCCTTCCTCAAAGTAAAGCTTGCGTGTGGATTCTATTCTTAACGCGTGCTGTAAGCTTAAAAGCAGATGATCTCTTAGCCTCTGGAAGAAATGACAGCCCCTGCTTTTGTAGAAAAATGGAGCTTTGGGTGCTTAGATGGTTTTCAAATGAGCTAGATCCACCATATAGGGTGATTGCATCTATTTGAGGTTTTGTTAATGTACTGCTTTGAGCTTTGGCCCTTGCACATACAAAGAGCAGAATGAAACGCCATCCCTTAGCTTTGCAGCCAGTGGCAGTGAGACAGAAAGCCAGCAGTCTGGTTTCTTTACATTGTTATGAATTTAGGTTCATaggtaattttgtttctgtaggtGGTCTCCTGCCTATGGATATCTGTAGAAAGATGCACAATTTAAGTTCAGTTTCAGAAGGGTCTTTGTCTCTAAAACAATAGCGGTGGCAGCAAGGTAGCAGAATCCTGATCTCAGATGGTATGTTCTTTTAATAATGGGAATTTTGATACCTGCTTCACGAAAATGAAAGCAGTTATGTGATGCCCTGCATGTACCTCTTCTGTAAGGACAGCACTATCTGAAGTCCTTCCGTGTGTTCCTCCTCATTTTTGTGTCAGAAACCTTTCTGCATGCAAAGTACCATAATTCCAAGAAGTTCCTGAGAGTTCAGCCAAAGGAGTTGGTAGCGATTTTAAGATAACTCTTATTCCCCAACAGCATGCCTAGTGAGCCTTCCAGTCACCAGACCTCTTGAATTCTAGAAAAACTTCACAGTGAGGATCTTGGTCTGGGTCCCAGCTGTGCCACTCACTCTCATCATACTGCCTTATTTAGATAGGTCCTGACTTCAGCTTGTTGACCTCTCTGAATCCTGTGCCTCATTTGGAGGCTAGAGAACCTTACTGTCAGGGCACTCAAGAGTTAGTTGTTGTGGTACTCAGCGCTGCAACTTCCAAGATTTATTGCAgtaggggttttgttttcagatattttccCAAATGACAAACGTGAAGTGGAATCCATGGTGtccctgaattatttttttttttacttattgaAGCACAAGCAGTTCAGCCCTATGGGAGACCTAGAGGCAAAGAGCATTGGTGAAAGAGTTTAGTGAGCCTATCTGAGGGAATTCCTTTTACTGCCTAACCACGATGCAATTTACTATTTTTACAACTCTGGTTCCCAGAGAGCAGCCACTCCACATCAGTAAATGGAGGAATGAACAGGGAACGGGCAAGATCTTCCTGGCAAactcttaaaaaagaaaagaaacacaaactcATAACCATTTTCCTCCCACCAGAAAATGACAGTATTCTTAATTAACTGTTACATAACCACGAGGTAACATGTATTTTCATAGCAAAACAAAGATTTTACTATTGTAGCAGTGATCGACAGGCATCAGTGTAGTGACAAAACAGCTACTGTTTGCATTATGAGTAATTGTGAAAGTACGCTTATGTTTTGATCTTGCAAGGAACTTGATACCAGTTTCAACAGTCTACTAGCAGTACACGAAGGCACTGCAGGACTGGAGCTTTATACTCTGCTATGCTTAATCTACTTATTTGCCCTTCCTACCTTTAGGAGAGACCTACAGCCTGATTTCCTGAAATATTAGGtatagccatttaaaaaaagaccccTTATTTAGTGTGTTCTTTGTTTGTGTAAATAAACCTTAGTATTTAGaatgccttttttatttcaagtcaCCCTGGAATATGATGTCAGGATGGCAGTAATTACGTATTTTATTACCATTATCAGAAAGTGAGTCTTAAAGTAATACTGTCTGAAAAAATATAGTCAGTTAGAATATTCAgaatacatatattttctaCAAATCACAATTTTGATTTGTCATTAACTTAATATGTGAGaatgatataaaatatttttaatcagagTAGAAACATACCTCCTCTTTAGAGACAAAATAGATGCAGAagtatgtgaaagaaaacaatgaagagagaaaagccTACAACAGAGATTcagtgatttaaaacaaaaatatttcattttttaagatCAGAGGTAAACCAGAAGTTTAGTTACTTTACAATTAGTGCCTAGAGACTAAAGCGCAGTTGTTACCATTTCCTTTTTGTCAATCAGATTCTACTAGTTTTAACAGAGCTGCCGACACTTTGAATACCTCTAGTATCCACCGAGATCCCCAGGGAGACCCTAGTGAAGAATGGAATGCTATAGCAAAGACTTTTTATGATTCTTCTTTTCCCACAAAACATGTaagtcaattaaaaatattgcgGACCAGACCTCAGTGAGCTAATTCCACAGATATTTGTACAACTGTATGCATCTGGATACTTTAAGACTGAGTCAATCTCCAAAATAATATCAAAAGGGCAACAAGGCACCATTTTTCACAATTAAGGTTGAtagaaagcagcaggaaaaagtcACAGCATATGAATCAAACAGATGCTAACCAGTCTGtttgggaggggaggaagagggtaGTTCATTGTGTACTCTAATAAAAATCATCACCTACAGTAAAAgtaggagttaaaaaaaaatagtagtagtaTGTAAAAGTACAAAAACATTGTTTCCTTCATTACTTGATAGGCacatattatttaaaagaacCTGTGAAAGACTAAAAATTCAGTGTATCTATGAATTAGAGCCTGTTAATTCTATGCTGCAGTTGTGTGATGCCATATTTAGAGTTATCTTATTGTTTAGTAGGATGACATTACACAAACGTGTAAGagcagagaattaaaaagaaacctatTATTCCCTGTAAGACAACTTCATTCGAGATGGCACTAGCAATGGCTCATACCACATTTTTAGATCTATGTTGTGGAGCTTGAACAGCTGTAACTGCTGTTTTGGCATTTGATCTAATGCTACACATAGTATTCAAGTGTGATACAATAATTTACAACTGCAGTTGACCTTGCTTTCCAGAAGAAGTTCTAGAGGTATTTCTCAGGTAGTTATGGCTGTCTTCTTTGGATGAAGTTTGAGTTCAGGCTGTATAATGTTTTCAAGGGGTAAAGTTGGGTGACTTCAGTGGACTTAATCAGATCTCAGCGTCATTAGCATTCATATTCTCTGAAACTCAGAAGTAAAGACTGGTGTTTTAAATTACTCAGCTTTCCTAACATCATTCTACTTGGGAATGAGAGCGAGGTAGATTTTTCACCAAACATAGTGCTGGTATTTACTGTGTCTCTTTTGCTTCTTCTCACTGAGGTGGACCTTACCTACAAGCTAATACAAAGCTGGACTTCATTACCTGTTTGTGGGTACATCTACTTTATCACCTCCAAACTA
Coding sequences within it:
- the CCDC73 gene encoding coiled-coil domain-containing protein 73, with the protein product MDEDFKTQALDSTLQSPSETLLPIRLLDFKTSLLEAIEELRIRRETEINYEDQISKIVLEKQELEWQKETLQHQMDTLHQQNKEAMAAFKKQLQARMFAMEEEKGKYQLAVETKEKEIVGLKEALKALQISKYTLQKKLNEMDQKLQMHLITKEEHHKKLNEVERCYATIACQFGIVKGVHEKLEHSVQEAIQLNKKLASVNKRQETEINNLKEELKKATTDLIRSKVTSQYRVGEENINLAAKEKQFEELQQKIRMETAVSKKVQEENTHIKEEKLEVLSSLQCVQELLQRITQTNVRMESELNALKEEYQTLERDNELQREKAKENEEKFLNLQNEHEKALRTWKKDEENMRREIDTIKNKLNSLKEVHGHPEDYHPPQGNQYSEQGENLQSDQEHSKDSEVQAIQKENEGMQSIIRKDHNFGCDAETEVKNTMDCSLSTEELQPEQSLQVIENSFKDEINVASPYEENQREASPRNTLCTDTDLITQGQTSEIHVTECKGAENLGATHRMLLEENNANLEQKLQDSTEPLAARHTQTREVFLDSTDTVGVYKTNASQETDSSKQKLCNTTDESICTMADKKSNTIQHNESILTLEAPKTESEVVLCPEKNAVCERRTDNHQTKELCFDILSHTKENSQTEYQKCSLLDSSNYIGNGLHKTAETLLNLSGSHTDKLPFKQPHVDIEDRNYDDNTRSVNRNGALKSTGVPATDAQNLPTVHCDNASSDDATNEHSDTVSLLDIFNLCPPKIERGISVDVMHSKQPEQGSTEQTGNDTNKCTLKAETVSPVKGDGLEIIVHKNTPTDSISTDKLIACKEVNDDIQTHSFKNGHSLEINNSTNNMLLKDKKDSPNSTVPGRKFAEGHLKESCSLPMRTSGNLVNISGRSSFDLSTSDKKAEKTPVYSNFLDLRSCSRVNQMRGQATRTSAFKEPSLLKEKLPCFVENTKVISKTQCQNLSENVDRRETGLDSTSFNRAADTLNTSSIHRDPQGDPSEEWNAIAKTFYDSSFPTKHVKGGFAAFQHEQKSSHMTAAQARSESALRDEDSCSPCNSILQNQTEEIQKFLNLERLHSARKRKYEGSP